A DNA window from Pungitius pungitius chromosome 1, fPunPun2.1, whole genome shotgun sequence contains the following coding sequences:
- the ada gene encoding adenosine deaminase, giving the protein MAEQVVFDKAKVELHVHLDGAIRVSTILGVAKRRGIPLPANTVDEMTEIIVLKQPATLTKFLGKFAEYMHVIAGDREAIKRIAYEFVEDKAKEGVIYVEVRYSPHFLANTKVDPIPWNQAEGDVSPDDVVHLVNQGLSEGERDFKVKARSILCCMRHMPSWSMDVVELCKKYQGGGVVAIDLAGDESLNCKANPGHRKAYEEAERCGIHRTVHAGEVGPPSVVQEAVEVLKAERVGHGYRTLEDRDLYQKLLARNMHFEVCPISSKLTGACDPDFTKHPIITFREDKANYSLNTDDPLIFNSTLHLDYSTAHKYMGFTEEEFKRLNICSAKSCFLPEEEKKQLVDSLLEAYGMVQSTAF; this is encoded by the exons ATGGCTGAGCAAGTGGTGTTCGACAAGGCGAAG GTAGAGCTGCATGTGCACCTCGATGGAGCCATCAGGGTGTCGACTATTCTTGGTGTTGCCAA GAGACGCGGCATCCCTCTGCCAGCAAATACCGTGGACGAGATGACGGAGATCATTGTCCTCAAACAGCCAGCCACCCTCACCAAGTTCCTGGGCAAGTTTGCAGAGTACATGCATGTCATCGC CGGAGACAGAGAGGCCATAAAGAGGATTGCCTATGAGTTCGTTGAGGACAAAGCCAAAGAAGGAGTGATTTATGTTGAGGTCAGATACAGCCCACATTTTCTGGCTAACACTAAAGTGGATCCAATACCATGGAACCAGGCCGA AGGGGACGTGAGCCCAGACGACGTGGTACATCTGGTAAACCAGGGCCTCAGTGAGGGGGAGAGGGACTTCAAAGTCAAAGCCAGATCCATTCTGTGCTGCATGCGCCACATGCCAA GCTGGTCCATGGATGTGGTGGAGCTGTGTAAGAAATATCAGGGTGGTGGCGTGGTTGCCATCGATCTGGCAGGTGATGAGTCACTCAACTGTAAAGCCAACCCAGGGCACAGGAAGGCCTATGAG GAAGCGGAGCGCTGCGGGATCCACAGGACGGTCCACGCCGGAGAGGTGGGGCCCCCGTCCGTAGTGCAGGAG GCTGTGGAAGTGCTGAAGGCTGAACGGGTGGGACACGGCTACAGAACCCTGGAGGACCGAGATCTGTACCAAAAGCTGCTGGCTCGGAACATGCACTTTGAG GTGTGTCCCATTTCCAGTAAGCTGACAGGTGCCTGTGACCCAGACTTCACCAAGCATCCGATCATCAC TTTCAGGGAGGACAAAGCCAACTACTCCCTGAATACGGATGACCCGCTGATCTTCAACTCAACCCTGCACCTGGACTACAGCACGGCGCACAAATACATGGGATTCACAGAGGAGGAATTCAAACGACTG AACATCTGTTCTGCAAAGTCATGCTTCCTgcccgaggaggagaagaagcagctcgTCGACAGCCTGTTGGAGGCATACGGGATGGTACAGTCGACTGCATTTTAA
- the pkig gene encoding cAMP-dependent protein kinase inhibitor gamma isoform X2: MNDQWELYLLSAQAFPFQWCNESSGHGQMMDVETSYSDFINCDRTGRRNAVPDLAGKGEGEGAASTSELAKDLAEMDLKAAEGDPGASPAPKVEGSTSQEAQGGGGPS, encoded by the exons ATGAATGACCAATGGGAGCTCTACTTACTTTCTGCCCAGGCTTTTCCTTTTCAATG GTGTAATGAGAGCTCTGGTCATGGACAGATGATGGACGTGGAGACGTCGTACTCGGACTTCATCAACTGTGATCGCACAGGCCGCAGGAACGCCGTGCCCGACCTCGCAGGcaaaggggaaggggaaggggcgGCCAGCACCAGTGAGCTCGCCAAAGACCTGGCAGAGATGGACCTGAAGGCTGCGG AAGGAGACCCGGGGGCCTCCCCAGCCCCTAAGGTCGAGGGCTCCACCAGCCAAGAAGCCCAGGGAGGTGGAGGTCCATCCTAA
- the pkig gene encoding cAMP-dependent protein kinase inhibitor gamma isoform X1 — protein sequence MNDQWELYLLSAQAFPFQWCNESSGHGQMMDVETSYSDFINCDRTGRRNAVPDLAGKGEGEGAASTSELAKDLAEMDLKAAECQVVPVRPLCVAFLFMPTSFIYKDMFSMTWYPILQL from the exons ATGAATGACCAATGGGAGCTCTACTTACTTTCTGCCCAGGCTTTTCCTTTTCAATG GTGTAATGAGAGCTCTGGTCATGGACAGATGATGGACGTGGAGACGTCGTACTCGGACTTCATCAACTGTGATCGCACAGGCCGCAGGAACGCCGTGCCCGACCTCGCAGGcaaaggggaaggggaaggggcgGCCAGCACCAGTGAGCTCGCCAAAGACCTGGCAGAGATGGACCTGAAGGCTGCGG AATGTCAAGTTGTCCCAGTCCGACCATTGTGCGTTGCATTCTTGTTCATGCCGACTTCCTTTATTTACAAAGATATGTTTTCCATGACATGGTACCCAATCTTACAGCTATAA